A region of Burkholderiales bacterium JOSHI_001 DNA encodes the following proteins:
- a CDS encoding fucose dissimilation pathway protein FucU (PFAM: RbsD / FucU transport protein family), translating to MLKGIDPLLTPDLLKVLAEMGHGDEIVVADANFTAASLGRGKPVIHLAGAGVQQAAQAILSLLPLDEAVARPVAYMHVSGKPEGWQSALQRGVIGSLVQAGHARADQCQATERFAFYDRVRGAFAIVLTGELQPYANFIFKKGVIGEALAA from the coding sequence ATGCTCAAAGGCATCGATCCCCTGCTGACGCCCGACCTGCTGAAGGTGCTGGCCGAGATGGGCCATGGCGACGAGATCGTGGTGGCCGACGCCAACTTCACCGCTGCCAGCTTGGGGCGAGGCAAACCGGTGATCCACCTGGCTGGCGCGGGCGTGCAGCAGGCTGCGCAGGCCATCCTCAGCCTGTTGCCGCTGGACGAGGCGGTGGCCCGGCCCGTGGCCTACATGCACGTGAGCGGCAAGCCGGAAGGCTGGCAAAGCGCCTTGCAGCGCGGCGTGATCGGGTCGCTGGTGCAAGCCGGCCATGCGCGGGCCGACCAGTGCCAGGCCACCGAGCGCTTCGCCTTCTACGACCGGGTGCGCGGGGCCTTTGCCATCGTGCTGACCGGCGAACTTCAGCCCTACGCCAACTTCATCTTCAAGAAGGGCGTCATCGGAGAGGCCCTTGCCGCCTGA
- a CDS encoding ABC-type sugar transport system, ATPase component (PFAM: ABC transporter), which translates to MNAQTLVMQAQGLTKRYGQVTALDGADFELRAGEIMAVIGDNGAGKSSLIKCLSGATIPDEGQILLDGKAVHFKNPMDARREGIECCYQDLAVAPAMTIAENLFLGREIRREGALGALLGLLDKKKMLEESIARMNDLKVGIRSMTQAVETLSGGQRQCVAVARAAAFARHVVILDEPTAALGVKEGNMVLELIRRVRDKGLPVVLISHNMPHVFEIADRIHVARLGRRAAVLNPKKISMSDTVAVMTGAMKPEDIPADCLAAH; encoded by the coding sequence ATGAATGCCCAAACTCTGGTGATGCAGGCCCAGGGCCTGACCAAGCGCTACGGCCAGGTCACCGCGCTGGACGGCGCCGACTTCGAGCTGCGCGCCGGTGAAATCATGGCCGTCATCGGCGACAACGGCGCGGGCAAGAGCTCGCTCATCAAGTGCCTGTCCGGCGCCACCATCCCCGACGAGGGCCAGATCCTGCTGGACGGCAAGGCGGTGCACTTCAAGAACCCGATGGACGCGCGGCGCGAAGGCATCGAGTGCTGCTACCAGGACCTGGCGGTGGCCCCGGCGATGACGATCGCCGAGAACCTGTTCCTGGGCCGCGAGATCCGGCGTGAAGGCGCGCTGGGCGCTCTGCTGGGCCTGCTGGACAAGAAGAAGATGCTGGAAGAAAGCATCGCGCGCATGAATGACCTGAAGGTGGGCATCCGCAGCATGACGCAGGCGGTGGAAACGCTGTCGGGCGGCCAGCGCCAGTGCGTGGCGGTGGCGCGTGCCGCGGCCTTTGCGCGCCACGTGGTCATCCTGGACGAGCCCACTGCGGCACTCGGCGTGAAGGAAGGCAACATGGTGCTGGAACTCATCCGCAGGGTGCGCGACAAGGGCCTGCCGGTGGTGCTGATCTCGCACAACATGCCGCATGTGTTCGAAATTGCCGACCGCATCCACGTGGCGCGGCTGGGCCGGCGCGCCGCGGTGCTGAACCCGAAGAAGATCAGCATGAGCGACACCGTGGCCGTGATGACCGGGGCGATGAAGCCCGAGGACATCCCCGCCGACTGCCTGGCCGCCCATTGA
- a CDS encoding permease component of ribose/xylose/arabinose/galactoside ABC-type transporter (PFAM: Branched-chain amino acid transport system / permease component) translates to MDNLKSKLPPIGQLGPFIALLFACIFFALSTDRFLTGENLALVLQQVGVVGVIAIGQTLIILTAGIDLSCGMVMALGSIVMTKFAVDLGLPAPLAILCGLSVTALFGLINGLLVTRIKLPPFIVTLGTFNIAFAITQLYSKSQTVTDLPEAMTWLGNTFPVAGVQVGYSTVLMVLLYLGFWIWLRDTAGGRHVYAVGNNPEATRLVGIPTERVLLKVYVIAGLLYGVAALLSVGRTGVGDPNAGKTENLDAITAVVLGGTSLFGGRGLILGSLVGAIVIGVLNNGLTLMGVDSVYQVLITGMLVILAVTVDQLSRKGGR, encoded by the coding sequence ATGGACAACCTGAAATCGAAGCTGCCACCGATCGGACAACTGGGGCCCTTCATCGCCCTGCTGTTCGCGTGCATCTTTTTCGCCCTCAGCACCGACCGCTTCCTCACCGGGGAGAACCTGGCGCTGGTGCTGCAGCAGGTGGGCGTGGTGGGCGTCATCGCCATCGGCCAGACCCTGATCATCCTGACCGCGGGCATCGACCTGTCCTGCGGCATGGTGATGGCACTCGGCTCCATCGTCATGACCAAGTTCGCGGTGGATCTGGGCCTGCCCGCACCGCTGGCCATCCTGTGCGGCCTGTCGGTCACCGCCCTGTTCGGCCTGATCAACGGCCTGCTGGTCACCCGCATCAAGCTGCCGCCCTTCATCGTGACGCTGGGCACCTTCAACATCGCCTTCGCGATCACGCAGCTGTACTCCAAGAGCCAGACCGTCACCGACCTGCCCGAGGCCATGACCTGGCTGGGCAACACCTTCCCCGTGGCCGGGGTGCAGGTGGGCTACAGCACGGTGCTGATGGTGCTGCTGTACCTGGGCTTCTGGATCTGGCTGCGCGACACCGCGGGCGGGCGCCACGTCTACGCCGTGGGCAACAACCCCGAAGCCACGCGCCTGGTGGGCATTCCCACCGAACGGGTGCTGCTGAAGGTGTACGTCATTGCCGGCCTGCTGTACGGCGTGGCCGCGCTGCTGTCGGTGGGCCGCACCGGCGTGGGCGACCCCAATGCCGGCAAGACCGAGAACCTGGACGCCATCACAGCGGTGGTGCTGGGTGGCACCAGCCTGTTCGGCGGGCGCGGGCTGATCCTGGGCTCGCTGGTGGGCGCCATCGTCATTGGCGTGCTGAACAATGGTCTCACGCTGATGGGCGTGGATTCGGTCTACCAGGTGCTGATCACCGGCATGCTGGTCATCCTGGCCGTGACCGTCGATCAACTCTCGCGCAAGGGGGGTCGCTGA
- a CDS encoding ABC-type sugar transport system, periplasmic component (PFAM: family), translating into MRFAPTAFAAALALAAGSSFAAGEPVIGLITKTETNPFFVKMKEGAAAEAKAKGAKLLTGAGKADGDNAGQVTAMENMIAAGAKTILITPSDSKAIIPAIKKARDKGVLVIALDSPTDPADGTDALFATDNYKAGVLIGQYAKAALAGKPAKIVTLDLFPGHPVGAQRHNGFLQGFGLQSFDAKNNELAKPAEVVCMADSFGDQAKGQTAMENCLQKAGDVNLVYTINEPAAAGAFNALKKAGKDKGVVIVSVDGGCQGIKDVAAGKIAATSQQYPLKMASMGVAAGVEYAKTGKKPSGYTDTGVTLIASKAVAGVDSKDVKTGTDLCWGNK; encoded by the coding sequence ATGCGTTTTGCCCCCACCGCCTTCGCCGCCGCCCTGGCCCTGGCCGCCGGTTCCAGCTTCGCCGCCGGCGAGCCCGTCATCGGCCTGATCACCAAGACCGAGACCAACCCCTTCTTCGTGAAGATGAAGGAAGGCGCCGCCGCCGAGGCCAAGGCCAAGGGTGCGAAGCTGCTCACCGGCGCCGGCAAGGCCGACGGCGACAACGCCGGCCAGGTGACCGCGATGGAAAACATGATCGCCGCCGGCGCCAAGACCATCCTCATCACGCCCAGCGACAGCAAGGCCATCATCCCGGCCATCAAGAAGGCGCGTGACAAGGGCGTGCTGGTCATCGCCCTGGACAGCCCCACCGACCCGGCCGACGGCACCGACGCCCTGTTCGCCACCGACAACTACAAGGCCGGCGTGCTGATCGGCCAGTACGCCAAGGCTGCGCTGGCGGGCAAGCCGGCCAAGATCGTCACGCTGGACCTGTTCCCCGGCCACCCCGTGGGCGCGCAGCGCCACAACGGCTTCCTGCAGGGCTTTGGCCTGCAGAGCTTTGACGCCAAGAACAACGAACTGGCCAAGCCGGCCGAGGTGGTGTGCATGGCCGACAGCTTCGGCGACCAGGCCAAGGGCCAGACCGCGATGGAAAACTGCCTGCAGAAGGCCGGTGACGTGAACCTGGTCTACACCATCAACGAACCCGCCGCCGCCGGTGCGTTCAACGCGCTGAAGAAGGCCGGCAAGGACAAGGGCGTCGTCATCGTCAGCGTGGACGGTGGCTGCCAGGGCATCAAGGACGTGGCCGCCGGCAAGATCGCCGCCACCAGCCAGCAGTACCCGCTGAAGATGGCCAGCATGGGCGTGGCCGCGGGCGTGGAATACGCCAAGACCGGCAAGAAGCCCAGCGGCTACACCGACACCGGCGTCACCCTGATCGCCAGCAAGGCGGTGGCGGGCGTGGACAGCAAGGACGTCAAGACCGGCACCGACCTGTGCTGGGGCAACAAGTAA
- a CDS encoding sugar kinase, ribokinase (PFAM: pfkB family carbohydrate kinase), which yields MFMVCGEALLDVFSAGATPTGIAFDGRIGGSPLNVALGLARLAQPVGFLGGLSRGFVGERLMQALRDEGIDTRAVALLDAPATLSLVGLDAKGVPSYAFYGQGAADRSLRPEHLSAVPAQCNAFHFGSYAMVVEPTGSTQRALVEREHARSLIAYDPNVRLNVEPQLDVWRTTLDWMSARTHLLKVSDEDLGLLYPGQPIEALARQWLARGVALVVVTRGGEGALAFTARDEFGVPSPRVTVVDTVGAGDTFQAALLTALAERGLATPAGLRDLQRQDLAAVLDFAARAAAITCSRRGADLPRRAELG from the coding sequence ATGTTCATGGTCTGCGGCGAAGCCCTTCTGGACGTGTTCTCGGCCGGTGCCACCCCCACCGGCATTGCCTTCGACGGGCGCATTGGCGGCTCGCCGTTGAACGTGGCGCTGGGCCTGGCCCGGCTGGCGCAGCCGGTGGGCTTTCTGGGCGGCCTGTCGCGTGGCTTCGTGGGCGAGCGGCTGATGCAGGCGCTGCGCGACGAGGGCATCGACACCCGCGCCGTGGCCTTGTTGGACGCGCCGGCCACGCTCAGCCTGGTGGGCCTGGACGCGAAGGGCGTGCCCAGCTACGCCTTCTACGGCCAGGGGGCGGCCGACCGCAGCCTGCGGCCGGAGCACCTGTCGGCGGTGCCCGCGCAGTGCAATGCCTTCCACTTCGGCAGCTACGCCATGGTGGTGGAGCCCACCGGCAGCACCCAGCGCGCCCTGGTGGAGCGTGAACACGCCCGCAGCCTGATCGCCTACGACCCCAATGTGCGGCTGAACGTCGAGCCCCAGCTCGATGTGTGGCGCACCACGCTGGACTGGATGAGCGCGCGCACCCACCTGCTGAAGGTGAGCGACGAAGACCTGGGCCTGCTCTACCCCGGCCAGCCCATCGAAGCCCTGGCGCGCCAATGGCTGGCGCGTGGCGTGGCCCTGGTGGTGGTGACGCGCGGCGGCGAAGGCGCCCTGGCCTTCACCGCGCGTGACGAATTCGGCGTGCCCAGCCCCAGGGTGACCGTGGTGGACACCGTGGGCGCTGGCGACACCTTCCAGGCTGCCCTGTTGACCGCGCTGGCCGAACGCGGCCTGGCCACGCCGGCCGGCCTGCGCGACCTGCAGCGCCAGGACCTGGCCGCGGTGCTGGACTTCGCGGCCCGCGCCGCCGCCATCACCTGCAGCCGCCGTGGCGCGGACCTGCCAAGGCGCGCCGAATTGGGCTGA
- a CDS encoding ABC-type branched-chain amino acid transport system, periplasmic component (PFAM: Receptor family ligand binding region): protein MTPWKRLAAVLALCAVMAPPAAAQLRIGQTAGHSGTVAAGVKESTDGARLYFDAVNARGGVNGQRVELVSLDDHFEVPMAEANAKQLIQQGVLALFLTRGTPHNQAILPLLAEFKLPLVGPATGAKLLHEPVNPWVFNVRASYQREAERVVKHLHQVGLNRVGVVQVDDSFGADAMAGVQRGFDAAKQQAVLHAKYDRNSPDFAPIVPKLVAADAQAVIFIGSGTAVVSGMKALRAAGSKAQMVTLSNNASAGFVKSLGDIARGVVVSQVFPYERSSSVALVRELRELVAAKGAGEVTPALLEGFTAAKVMVEGLRRAGPAPTREKLRAALEGLRNFDLGGVELSYSPTDHSGLDYADLSIVTADGRFQR from the coding sequence ATGACCCCTTGGAAACGACTCGCGGCCGTGCTGGCCCTGTGTGCCGTGATGGCACCACCTGCCGCGGCGCAATTGCGCATTGGCCAGACAGCCGGCCACAGCGGCACGGTGGCCGCCGGCGTCAAGGAATCCACCGACGGGGCGCGCCTGTACTTCGACGCGGTCAATGCCCGCGGTGGCGTCAACGGCCAGCGGGTGGAACTGGTGTCGCTGGACGACCACTTCGAGGTGCCCATGGCCGAAGCCAACGCCAAGCAGCTGATCCAGCAGGGCGTGCTGGCCTTGTTCCTCACCCGGGGCACGCCGCACAACCAGGCCATCCTGCCGCTGCTGGCTGAATTCAAGCTGCCGCTGGTGGGCCCGGCCACCGGCGCCAAGCTGCTGCACGAGCCGGTGAACCCCTGGGTGTTCAACGTGCGCGCCAGCTACCAGCGCGAAGCCGAACGCGTGGTGAAGCACCTGCACCAGGTCGGCCTGAACCGCGTGGGTGTGGTGCAGGTGGATGACAGCTTCGGCGCCGACGCCATGGCCGGCGTGCAGCGCGGCTTCGACGCCGCCAAGCAGCAAGCGGTGCTGCACGCCAAGTACGACCGGAACAGCCCGGACTTCGCTCCCATCGTGCCCAAGCTGGTGGCTGCGGACGCGCAGGCGGTGATCTTCATCGGCTCGGGCACCGCGGTGGTGTCCGGCATGAAAGCGCTGCGAGCGGCGGGCTCCAAGGCCCAGATGGTGACGTTGTCCAACAACGCGTCGGCGGGTTTCGTGAAGTCGCTGGGCGACATCGCCCGCGGCGTGGTGGTGAGCCAGGTGTTCCCCTACGAGCGGTCCAGCTCCGTGGCCCTGGTGCGCGAACTGCGCGAACTGGTGGCGGCCAAGGGCGCAGGCGAGGTGACGCCGGCCCTGCTGGAAGGCTTCACCGCCGCCAAGGTGATGGTGGAAGGCCTGCGCCGGGCCGGCCCGGCGCCCACCCGGGAGAAGCTGCGCGCGGCGCTGGAAGGCCTGCGCAACTTCGACCTGGGCGGGGTGGAGCTGAGCTACAGCCCCACCGACCACAGCGGCCTGGACTACGCCGACCTGTCCATCGTCACCGCCGACGGGCGCTTCCAACGCTGA
- a CDS encoding PEP-CTERM putative exosortase interaction domain-containing protein (PFAM: PEP-CTERM motif~TIGRFAM: PEP-CTERM putative exosortase interaction domain) → MNSIKTLMRATAVAALLASGAAAQAADLNLAPGSVSTLPGAAFSLDVTGSSFAGAIIGGGFGLSYNPALLRLDALVLDTTTWPDPARNAGLHDPATGSVSGVFFNSNAAVLPTGNFHVARLDFTALGAGSSNVQLMPSAGLVWANDLAEEVAVGYGLAHINAVPEPGTWGLMAAGLAAVALRRRPRRGA, encoded by the coding sequence ATGAACTCGATCAAGACCCTGATGCGCGCCACCGCGGTGGCCGCCCTCCTGGCCAGCGGCGCGGCCGCGCAGGCCGCCGACCTGAACCTGGCGCCCGGCAGCGTGAGCACCTTGCCCGGTGCGGCCTTCAGCCTGGATGTCACCGGCAGCAGCTTCGCCGGCGCCATCATCGGTGGCGGCTTCGGCCTGAGCTACAACCCCGCGCTGCTGCGCCTGGACGCCCTGGTGCTGGACACCACCACCTGGCCCGACCCGGCGCGCAACGCCGGCCTGCACGACCCGGCCACCGGCAGCGTGAGCGGCGTGTTCTTCAACAGCAACGCGGCGGTGCTGCCCACGGGCAACTTCCACGTGGCGCGCCTGGACTTCACCGCCTTGGGCGCAGGCAGCAGCAATGTGCAGTTGATGCCCAGCGCCGGCCTGGTGTGGGCCAACGACCTGGCCGAAGAAGTGGCGGTGGGCTACGGCCTGGCCCACATCAATGCCGTGCCCGAGCCCGGCACCTGGGGCCTGATGGCCGCCGGCCTGGCCGCGGTGGCGCTGCGCCGCCGCCCGCGCCGCGGGGCCTGA
- a CDS encoding dockerin-like protein (PFAM: Dockerin type I repeat): protein MTYQAIARGLLALTAAALSCAASAGVTVTVLEQTARGTVLQVKVDPPALEKLDTPAGSFLRFSQREGGAGGLLGGADSQGLPEIPVSGFPLALPVDLKEAPVVEVLPQGPAQGLPARLYPVQPAERGSSEQRDPPKFEFNPDAYAKGLFAPGQGLERRALFKGDANIESFRFAPYGFDPNKQFITWHDSYIIRVLHTPSECFRINALLDPRAKEAFDNVDQKIETRPMPVLRYALNSEMLLKVCGPLTVPPLLLGPRFIIVSHPNLLAAANALKAHKDALGINTLVVSTATIGGGVAPTATNTQIRNWLANYWNTHLVKPKWVLFMGDAELVPTHYDQINWWDSARNASDIWYGQFLPGAGPETIPPFGIGRFPVDTLAQANTMVAKVVAFENNPPVDALFSQDFYSRLTFASYFEGMVQDTRWFAQVTERIRDHAVALGYNVQRIYVAPGGSNPQFWRNGSAVPAALRKPGFAWNGNSADIANAVNQGTALLYHRDHGWWTGFGDPSFQTGSLGAISVVNNQYPVVFSINCASGIFDNETVDDPAVRVGAGYGPGVATTYFSEAFVRKADGALAVIGDTRSSSTRDNGHLAYGLFDAIFPGLSAFGGAAPVRRLGDVLNHGKAYIAAVDAGATPNLHPTDAGGVPVGVEGLRQQLNLYNLLGDPTVMLRTAPPMRFPVLNITVELNQAVIKAPPVCLSCPKGVVLDPELVTAVAFDPKTGRQVGRTLLDADGNGRIDLGGFSDNFIVRVGSGDGASQQAALVEADSDGDGVPDSRDNCIDVANANQRDSDGDGYGDACDADANNDGIVNSIDYALVRAAFGARGANRADLNGDGFVNALDLATVRRLFASRPGPSAWHLLSR, encoded by the coding sequence ATGACGTACCAGGCAATTGCGCGGGGCTTGCTCGCGCTGACCGCGGCGGCGCTGTCCTGCGCCGCATCGGCCGGCGTGACAGTCACCGTGCTGGAACAAACCGCTCGCGGCACCGTGCTGCAGGTGAAGGTGGACCCACCCGCCCTTGAAAAGCTGGACACGCCCGCGGGCAGCTTCCTGCGCTTTTCGCAGCGCGAGGGCGGCGCCGGCGGCCTGCTGGGCGGCGCCGACAGCCAGGGCCTGCCCGAAATCCCGGTGTCCGGCTTCCCGCTGGCGCTGCCGGTGGACCTGAAGGAGGCCCCGGTGGTCGAGGTGCTGCCGCAGGGTCCGGCGCAAGGCCTGCCCGCGCGGCTGTACCCGGTGCAGCCGGCCGAGCGCGGCTCGTCCGAGCAGCGCGACCCGCCCAAGTTCGAGTTCAACCCCGACGCCTATGCCAAGGGCCTGTTCGCACCCGGCCAGGGGCTGGAGCGGCGCGCGCTGTTCAAGGGCGACGCCAACATCGAGTCCTTCCGCTTCGCGCCCTACGGGTTCGATCCGAACAAGCAGTTCATCACCTGGCACGACAGCTACATCATCCGCGTGCTGCACACGCCCAGCGAGTGCTTCCGCATCAACGCGCTGCTGGACCCGCGCGCCAAGGAAGCCTTCGACAACGTGGACCAGAAGATCGAGACCCGGCCCATGCCGGTGCTGCGCTACGCGCTGAACTCGGAAATGCTGCTGAAGGTGTGCGGCCCGCTGACCGTGCCGCCGCTGCTGCTGGGGCCGCGCTTCATCATCGTGTCGCACCCCAACCTGCTGGCCGCGGCCAACGCGCTGAAGGCGCACAAGGACGCCCTGGGCATCAACACCCTGGTGGTCAGCACCGCCACCATCGGCGGCGGCGTGGCCCCCACGGCCACCAACACGCAGATCCGCAACTGGCTGGCCAACTACTGGAACACCCACCTGGTCAAGCCCAAGTGGGTGCTGTTCATGGGTGACGCCGAGCTGGTGCCCACCCACTACGACCAGATCAACTGGTGGGACAGCGCGCGCAACGCCAGCGACATCTGGTACGGCCAGTTCCTGCCCGGTGCCGGCCCCGAGACCATCCCGCCGTTCGGCATCGGCCGCTTCCCGGTGGACACCCTCGCCCAGGCCAACACCATGGTGGCCAAGGTGGTGGCCTTCGAGAACAACCCGCCGGTCGATGCGCTGTTCAGCCAGGACTTCTACAGCCGCCTCACCTTCGCCAGCTACTTCGAAGGCATGGTGCAGGACACGCGCTGGTTCGCGCAGGTCACCGAACGCATCCGCGACCACGCGGTCGCGCTGGGCTACAACGTGCAGCGCATCTACGTGGCGCCGGGCGGGTCCAACCCGCAGTTCTGGCGCAACGGCAGCGCCGTGCCCGCGGCGCTGCGCAAGCCCGGCTTTGCCTGGAACGGTAATTCGGCCGACATCGCGAACGCCGTGAACCAGGGCACCGCACTGCTGTACCACCGCGACCACGGCTGGTGGACCGGCTTCGGCGACCCGTCCTTCCAGACCGGCTCGCTGGGCGCCATCTCGGTGGTGAACAACCAGTACCCGGTGGTCTTCAGCATCAACTGCGCCAGCGGCATCTTCGACAACGAGACCGTGGACGATCCCGCGGTGCGCGTGGGCGCGGGCTATGGCCCCGGCGTGGCCACCACCTACTTCTCCGAAGCCTTCGTGCGCAAGGCCGACGGTGCGCTGGCGGTCATCGGCGACACCCGCTCCAGCAGCACGCGGGACAACGGCCACCTGGCCTACGGCCTGTTCGACGCCATCTTCCCGGGGCTGTCCGCCTTTGGCGGCGCCGCCCCGGTGCGCCGGCTGGGCGACGTGCTGAACCATGGCAAGGCCTACATCGCCGCGGTGGACGCCGGGGCCACGCCCAACCTGCACCCCACCGACGCCGGCGGCGTGCCCGTGGGCGTGGAAGGCCTGCGCCAGCAGCTCAACCTGTACAACCTGCTGGGCGACCCGACGGTGATGCTGCGCACCGCCCCGCCGATGCGCTTCCCGGTGCTGAACATCACCGTGGAGCTGAACCAGGCCGTGATCAAGGCCCCGCCGGTGTGCCTGTCCTGCCCCAAGGGTGTGGTGCTGGACCCGGAGCTGGTCACCGCGGTGGCCTTCGACCCCAAGACCGGTCGCCAGGTGGGCCGCACCCTGCTGGACGCCGATGGCAACGGCCGCATCGACCTGGGCGGCTTCAGCGACAACTTCATCGTGCGGGTGGGCTCGGGTGACGGCGCCAGCCAGCAGGCCGCCCTGGTGGAAGCCGACAGCGACGGCGACGGCGTGCCCGACAGCCGCGACAACTGCATCGATGTGGCCAACGCCAACCAGCGCGACAGCGACGGCGACGGCTACGGCGACGCCTGCGACGCCGACGCCAACAACGACGGCATCGTCAACAGCATCGACTACGCCCTCGTGCGGGCCGCCTTCGGCGCGCGCGGCGCCAACCGCGCCGACCTGAACGGCGACGGCTTCGTCAATGCGCTGGACCTGGCCACGGTGCGCCGGCTGTTCGCCAGCCGCCCCGGGCCGTCGGCCTGGCACCTGCTGTCGCGCTGA
- a CDS encoding tellurite resistance protein-like permease (PFAM: C4-dicarboxylate transporter/malic acid transport protein), whose translation MPAHPHPLKFLVPGWYAIVMGLCGLSLAWYRAAPMMGDGAAGASIAIAGLAALVFVVLALATVLRGQRHPEAWAEDRKHPVRHTFIAALPVAGILLATTAVAHGLRGPFVEAFWWLACVGQLFVTAWVLGRWWRGNGAGALQWAGLTPALFIPVVGNVLVPLAGVPLGRPEWAAAQFGIGLMFWPIVATLILVRVATQGLWPERLLPTIFIFIAPPAVVGLSALQLGAPPLIGWMCWGMALFSALWCATQAKRIAALPFGLPHWGMSFPLAALAALTLRLAGLNAPGAAPGGAATDFGPVGLLGLALLALASLLIAALLLGTLRGLRDGSLLAPEPVAPIVPAAA comes from the coding sequence ATGCCTGCCCACCCCCATCCGCTGAAGTTCCTGGTGCCTGGCTGGTACGCCATCGTCATGGGGCTGTGCGGCCTGTCGCTGGCCTGGTACCGCGCCGCGCCGATGATGGGCGACGGTGCGGCGGGCGCGTCCATCGCCATCGCGGGCTTGGCCGCGCTGGTGTTTGTGGTGCTGGCCCTGGCCACCGTGCTGCGCGGCCAGCGCCACCCCGAGGCCTGGGCCGAGGACCGCAAGCACCCGGTGCGCCACACCTTCATCGCGGCGCTGCCGGTGGCGGGCATCCTGCTGGCCACCACCGCGGTGGCGCACGGGCTGCGCGGGCCCTTTGTGGAGGCCTTCTGGTGGCTGGCCTGCGTGGGGCAGCTGTTCGTCACCGCCTGGGTGCTGGGCCGCTGGTGGCGCGGCAACGGGGCCGGCGCCCTGCAGTGGGCCGGCCTGACGCCGGCGCTGTTCATCCCCGTGGTGGGCAATGTGCTGGTGCCGCTGGCCGGTGTGCCGTTGGGGCGCCCGGAATGGGCGGCGGCGCAGTTCGGCATCGGCCTGATGTTCTGGCCCATCGTGGCCACGCTGATCCTGGTGCGCGTTGCCACCCAGGGCCTGTGGCCCGAGCGCCTGCTGCCCACCATCTTCATCTTCATCGCGCCGCCCGCGGTGGTGGGCCTGAGCGCGCTGCAGCTGGGTGCGCCGCCGCTCATCGGCTGGATGTGCTGGGGCATGGCCCTGTTCAGTGCGCTGTGGTGCGCCACCCAGGCCAAGCGCATTGCCGCACTGCCCTTCGGCCTGCCGCACTGGGGCATGAGCTTCCCGCTGGCGGCCCTGGCTGCGTTGACGCTGCGCCTGGCCGGCCTGAACGCCCCGGGCGCCGCACCCGGCGGCGCGGCCACGGACTTCGGCCCCGTGGGCCTGCTGGGCCTGGCCTTGCTGGCGCTGGCCTCGCTGCTGATCGCCGCGCTGTTGCTGGGCACGCTGCGCGGCCTGCGCGACGGCAGCCTGCTGGCGCCTGAACCCGTGGCGCCGATCGTGCCGGCAGCCGCCTGA